One part of the Lachnospiraceae bacterium JLR.KK002 genome encodes these proteins:
- a CDS encoding cyclase family protein: MFLFLSHPLDPEGYAWPGEPVVQVKQCTDVSEDCPFCSFTSELPNHCGTHMDAPRHFVKDGLNINELPIEYFCHTKVALLEIPKGPAEGIHKADLLPFADTLSEVSFALIRTGMEQYRDTNQNLYQNEGAYIAPDAGDYLTEEFPNLKGVGMDFLAIGSASSKCPEGELPPDCHRHMLGYYTGKFVTGVEDMHLSEIPKGAKITRFFNAPLRIKGLDSSQVVCIAEIED; the protein is encoded by the coding sequence ATGTTTCTGTTTTTATCTCATCCCCTGGACCCGGAAGGATATGCATGGCCGGGAGAACCCGTTGTTCAGGTAAAGCAGTGTACAGACGTGTCAGAGGACTGTCCTTTCTGCAGTTTTACCTCAGAACTTCCCAACCACTGCGGTACCCACATGGATGCGCCCCGTCATTTTGTAAAAGACGGACTGAACATCAATGAACTGCCCATAGAGTATTTCTGCCATACAAAAGTAGCTCTGCTGGAAATCCCAAAAGGCCCTGCTGAAGGTATCCACAAAGCAGACCTTCTGCCTTTTGCAGATACTTTATCAGAGGTTTCCTTTGCACTGATTCGCACGGGAATGGAGCAGTACCGGGATACCAACCAGAATCTTTACCAGAACGAAGGCGCTTATATCGCACCGGATGCAGGCGACTACCTGACAGAAGAATTTCCCAATCTGAAAGGTGTGGGCATGGATTTCCTTGCCATCGGCTCCGCCTCCTCCAAATGTCCCGAAGGAGAACTTCCGCCGGACTGCCACAGACATATGCTTGGATATTATACCGGAAAATTTGTCACCGGCGTAGAAGACATGCATTTATCCGAAATTCCAAAAGGTGCAAAAATCACAAGATTCTTCAATGCTCCCCTCAGAATCAAAGGACTGGATTCCAGTCAGGTGGTATGTATTGCTGAAATCGAAGATTAG
- a CDS encoding aldo/keto reductase — translation MEKNIIFFNRLSVKYGIENAMEQGVNYYDTAWGYHNGNSELVMGKALSRYPRENFYLATKFPGYDLSNMDKVEEIFEKQLEKCQVSYFDFYLFHNVCEMNIDAYLDEKYGIYRYLTEQKKNGRIRHLGFSAHGSLEVMKRFLEAYGKDMEFCQIQLNYLDWSFQEAKEKMELLKDYNLPVWVMEPLRGGKLAKLPEKETEILQNLRPEEGIPAWAFRFLQSLPEVTVVLSGMSDLSQMKENIRTFEKDIPLNQEEMDMLLSVAEGMLNGTLPCTACRYCVSHCPQGLDIPSLLELYNEHNFTGGGFIAPMALMAVPKEKHPDACVGCRSCEAVCPQQIKISEAMADFAEKLK, via the coding sequence ATGGAAAAAAATATTATATTCTTTAACAGGTTAAGTGTAAAATATGGAATCGAAAATGCCATGGAGCAGGGTGTGAATTACTATGATACCGCATGGGGCTACCACAATGGGAACTCAGAGCTGGTAATGGGAAAGGCACTGAGCCGCTATCCGCGGGAGAACTTTTATCTTGCCACAAAATTTCCTGGGTACGACCTTTCCAATATGGACAAGGTGGAAGAAATTTTTGAAAAGCAGCTGGAAAAATGCCAGGTTTCTTATTTTGACTTTTATCTGTTCCACAATGTCTGTGAGATGAATATTGACGCTTATCTGGATGAGAAATACGGAATTTACAGGTATCTGACGGAACAGAAGAAAAATGGGCGTATCCGTCACCTGGGATTTTCCGCTCACGGAAGCCTGGAGGTGATGAAGCGCTTCCTGGAGGCATATGGAAAAGACATGGAATTCTGCCAGATTCAGCTTAATTATCTGGACTGGTCTTTCCAGGAAGCGAAAGAAAAAATGGAATTGCTGAAGGATTACAACCTTCCGGTGTGGGTGATGGAACCGCTGCGAGGCGGAAAACTTGCAAAACTGCCGGAGAAGGAGACGGAAATCCTGCAAAATCTTCGTCCGGAGGAAGGGATTCCGGCCTGGGCCTTCCGGTTTCTCCAGTCGCTGCCGGAGGTGACGGTGGTGCTTTCCGGTATGTCAGATTTGAGTCAGATGAAAGAAAATATCAGAACATTTGAGAAAGATATTCCGCTGAATCAGGAGGAAATGGATATGCTGCTCTCAGTGGCGGAAGGGATGCTGAACGGAACGCTGCCCTGTACCGCCTGCCGCTACTGTGTGAGCCACTGTCCGCAGGGACTGGACATTCCCTCTTTGCTGGAGCTTTACAATGAGCATAATTTTACCGGGGGTGGGTTTATTGCGCCCATGGCGCTGATGGCGGTGCCGAAAGAAAAACATCCGGACGCCTGCGTGGGCTGCAGAAGCTGTGAGGCAGTCTGCCCTCAGCAGATTAAAATATCAGAGGCCATGGCAGACTTTGCAGAAAAATTAAAGTAA
- a CDS encoding methyl-accepting chemotaxis protein: MNLRKKSLYAALASVSRLTDMQYEPANGELNNIHQRLMNGRKEFEQAVTKTMDAVIQMSSMDLTLETNVATVEQINTSISASAGAISESAELTAGITTEVSKAHDNLTATIIEVSDESGKIMEDIRNCENELTSITDLSSSAISTAQGMKQDIYGLLEIIQHMNEAIEAINAISEQTNLLALNASIEAARAGTAGRGFAVVAEEIRKLADETRALTGRMGTFADSIQDASRKSSSSVDTTVSELEHINENIQNVWKITRNNRAGMDSITDSVSSLAAVSEEISSSMNELDNQMQHVNEQCQNLKEDTDSLTLSSDSIAELVEPSKIIEKHLDESTKIMGNMARDAFYMLDNQIILNCLNNAIKAHQDWLHTLKDIVQTGQLKVLQTDCTRCGFGHFYYSFKPVNPAVTELWKGLESKHKTFHSYGTEMIAAVRSGRTEELPRIYEKAECCSKDLLSDFHSLTRTIETLSESHIRIFE; the protein is encoded by the coding sequence ATGAATTTAAGAAAAAAATCTTTATATGCTGCTCTTGCATCTGTTTCCAGGCTGACTGACATGCAATATGAGCCGGCCAACGGAGAACTGAACAATATCCATCAGCGTCTGATGAACGGGCGGAAAGAATTTGAACAGGCCGTGACAAAAACCATGGACGCAGTCATCCAGATGAGTTCCATGGATTTGACGCTGGAAACGAATGTGGCCACTGTGGAACAGATTAACACTTCTATTTCCGCCTCTGCAGGCGCCATCAGCGAATCGGCAGAACTGACAGCCGGCATTACCACGGAAGTGTCAAAGGCCCATGATAATCTGACTGCAACCATTATCGAAGTTTCTGACGAATCCGGCAAAATCATGGAAGATATCCGGAACTGTGAAAACGAACTTACTTCTATTACCGATTTGTCTTCTTCCGCCATCTCCACCGCTCAGGGAATGAAGCAGGATATTTACGGACTCCTGGAAATCATTCAGCATATGAATGAAGCAATTGAAGCAATCAATGCCATTTCAGAACAGACCAACCTTCTGGCCTTAAACGCTTCCATAGAAGCCGCCCGTGCCGGTACCGCCGGCCGGGGATTTGCTGTTGTGGCGGAAGAAATACGGAAACTTGCAGATGAAACAAGAGCTCTTACAGGACGTATGGGCACTTTTGCAGACAGTATCCAGGACGCCTCCAGAAAAAGTTCTTCCAGCGTGGATACCACCGTCTCCGAGCTGGAACATATCAATGAAAATATTCAGAACGTATGGAAAATTACCAGAAATAACCGGGCCGGAATGGACAGCATTACAGATTCCGTTTCTTCTCTGGCCGCTGTCAGCGAAGAAATCAGCAGTTCTATGAATGAACTGGACAACCAGATGCAGCATGTAAACGAACAGTGCCAGAATCTGAAAGAGGACACAGATTCCCTGACCCTTTCCAGCGATTCCATTGCAGAACTTGTGGAACCATCCAAAATAATTGAAAAACACCTGGATGAATCCACAAAAATTATGGGAAATATGGCAAGAGATGCATTTTATATGCTGGACAACCAGATTATCCTCAACTGTCTGAATAACGCCATAAAAGCCCATCAGGACTGGTTACATACATTAAAAGATATCGTTCAGACCGGACAGTTAAAAGTATTGCAGACGGACTGCACCAGATGCGGCTTCGGCCATTTCTACTATTCTTTCAAACCTGTAAACCCGGCAGTCACGGAACTCTGGAAAGGCCTTGAAAGCAAACACAAAACCTTCCATTCTTATGGAACGGAAATGATTGCCGCTGTCCGTTCGGGCCGCACCGAAGAATTACCCCGGATATATGAAAAGGCAGAATGCTGCTCCAAAGACCTTCTGTCTGACTTCCATTCGCTGACCCGGACCATTGAGACATTGTCAGAAAGTCACATTCGGATTTTTGAATAA
- a CDS encoding transcriptional repressor gives MTKNAANILEIINNSECHLTPEQIYLRLKDKNQTVAQATVYNNLSSLYHQGLIRKISVEGYPDRYDRATRHDHLVCRKCGKLSDIVLEDLTASLEKQIDVPILSYDLKINYICDACLKEEKDK, from the coding sequence ATGACGAAAAATGCTGCAAATATTCTGGAAATCATCAACAATTCTGAATGCCACTTAACGCCAGAACAGATATATCTGCGTTTAAAAGACAAAAACCAGACCGTGGCTCAGGCTACTGTTTATAACAATTTATCTTCTCTGTATCATCAGGGACTGATTCGGAAAATTTCCGTTGAAGGATATCCGGACCGTTATGACAGGGCGACCCGGCATGACCATCTGGTGTGCAGAAAATGCGGAAAACTGTCAGATATTGTACTGGAGGATCTGACTGCTTCTCTGGAAAAACAGATAGACGTACCCATACTTTCCTATGATTTAAAGATAAACTACATATGTGACGCATGTTTAAAAGAAGAAAAGGACAAATAA
- a CDS encoding DUF6512 family protein — protein sequence MKQLKCYFLTGILFVLITGTLSHFLYEWTGRNFLVGLFTPVNESVWEHLKLLFFPMLLFSAIMIRNLKKTYPCIASSLCFGILAGTLFIPVFFYSYTFILGKNVFVLDLLSFLLGTVLAYFSAYNLTLSCRLSPYRLPLYCAVLLLFLCFMLFTCYPPDSGIFTVYSP from the coding sequence ATGAAACAATTAAAATGCTATTTTCTGACCGGCATCCTTTTCGTTCTGATAACAGGAACCCTGTCTCACTTTCTGTATGAATGGACCGGCAGAAACTTTCTGGTGGGCCTGTTTACTCCTGTAAATGAATCTGTCTGGGAACATCTGAAACTGTTGTTTTTCCCAATGCTGCTTTTCTCAGCCATAATGATTCGGAACCTGAAAAAAACTTATCCCTGCATTGCCTCCTCTCTTTGTTTCGGAATTCTGGCAGGGACACTTTTTATCCCGGTCTTTTTTTACAGTTATACGTTTATTCTGGGAAAAAACGTGTTTGTCCTGGATCTTCTCTCTTTCCTGCTGGGCACTGTCCTTGCATATTTCAGCGCTTATAACCTCACTCTGTCCTGCAGACTCAGCCCTTACCGCCTTCCCCTGTATTGTGCTGTACTTCTCCTGTTCCTGTGTTTCATGCTGTTTACCTGTTATCCTCCGGACTCCGGCATATTCACCGTATATTCTCCATAA
- a CDS encoding four-carbon acid sugar kinase family protein, with protein MSLHADVLNSYAPVDESLADTLLEQEISKNSKKIVVLDDDPTGVQTVHDISVYTSWTKDSITQGFAEENKLFYILTNSRGFTAAQTEQVHKEIAAVVDEVSRETGTEYIFISRSDSTLRGHYPLETAVLKESYEKNTGKPVDGEILCPFFREGGRFTIDNVHYVKDGDRLIPAAETEFARDKTFGYTVSNLKEYVEEKTKGAFRKESVTAISLKDLREMRLDAIEQQLMEVTGFNKIIVNAIDYADIKVFCIALFRAMARGKVFLFRTAAAIVKVMGGVSDQPLLTRDQMVVRETGNGGIIVVGSHTEKTTRQLEMLKENPDIAFVELDATLVREEDAFDREVARCLALEEEYLKAGTTVCVYTTRALITADTGDKEDDLRLSVKISDAVQSLVGRLSVVPAFVIAKGGITSSDVGTKALAVQKASVLGQIKPGIPVWQTGAESKFPLTPYVIFPGNVGEISTLKEAAEILMQP; from the coding sequence ATGTCATTACATGCAGATGTGCTGAATTCTTACGCTCCGGTGGACGAATCCCTGGCCGATACGCTCCTGGAGCAGGAAATTTCCAAAAACAGCAAAAAAATTGTGGTGCTGGATGACGACCCTACGGGCGTCCAGACCGTCCATGACATTTCCGTATATACCAGCTGGACAAAAGACAGCATCACCCAGGGATTTGCAGAAGAAAACAAACTGTTCTACATACTGACAAATTCCAGGGGATTTACAGCGGCGCAGACAGAACAGGTGCATAAGGAAATTGCAGCTGTTGTGGATGAAGTTTCCAGGGAAACCGGAACCGAATACATTTTTATCAGCCGAAGCGACTCCACCCTCCGGGGACATTATCCCCTGGAAACCGCAGTCCTGAAAGAATCTTATGAAAAAAACACCGGAAAACCTGTGGACGGTGAAATTCTCTGCCCCTTCTTCCGGGAAGGCGGCCGCTTTACCATTGACAACGTCCATTACGTCAAAGACGGCGACCGGCTGATTCCCGCAGCCGAAACAGAATTTGCCAGAGACAAAACCTTCGGCTACACGGTTTCCAACCTGAAGGAATACGTGGAGGAAAAGACAAAAGGAGCTTTCCGGAAAGAATCTGTCACCGCCATCTCCCTGAAAGACCTGCGGGAAATGCGTCTTGACGCCATAGAACAGCAGCTTATGGAGGTCACCGGATTTAACAAAATCATAGTCAACGCCATTGACTATGCCGACATCAAAGTATTCTGTATCGCGCTGTTCCGGGCCATGGCCAGAGGCAAAGTCTTTCTGTTCCGCACCGCTGCCGCCATTGTTAAGGTAATGGGCGGCGTTTCTGACCAGCCCCTGCTGACCAGAGACCAGATGGTAGTCCGGGAAACCGGCAACGGCGGAATTATCGTGGTGGGTTCCCATACGGAAAAAACCACCCGGCAGCTTGAAATGTTAAAGGAGAATCCTGACATTGCATTTGTGGAGCTGGACGCCACGCTGGTCAGAGAGGAAGATGCTTTTGACAGAGAGGTAGCCCGCTGCCTTGCTCTGGAAGAAGAATATCTGAAAGCCGGAACCACGGTCTGCGTCTATACCACAAGGGCTCTGATTACCGCAGATACCGGAGATAAGGAAGACGACCTGCGGCTGTCTGTAAAAATCTCGGACGCGGTACAGTCCCTGGTAGGCAGATTATCCGTAGTCCCCGCTTTCGTCATCGCCAAAGGAGGCATTACCTCCTCAGACGTGGGCACCAAAGCCCTTGCTGTACAGAAAGCCAGCGTACTGGGACAGATTAAGCCCGGCATTCCCGTATGGCAGACCGGGGCGGAAAGCAAATTCCCGCTGACTCCCTATGTCATCTTCCCCGGAAATGTAGGAGAAATTTCCACCCTGAAAGAAGCCGCTGAAATCTTAATGCAGCCATGA
- the garR gene encoding 2-hydroxy-3-oxopropionate reductase, with protein sequence MSKVGFIGLGIMGKPMALNLLKEKVELLVCDLNREAVEEVTAAGAASGTYGEIAAQCSIIFLILPNGDISKDVLFGKSGLASAMTSGTIVCDMSSVTPVESQECYSELAKIGVGFVDAPVSGGEPGAINGTLAFMAGGDRKDFDALTPYFDIMGSSAVLIGGSGSGSVTKLANQIIVNNTIAIVSEAFVLATKAGADPLKVYHAIRGGLAGSAVLDAKIPMIVERNFVPGGKISINHKDIKNVVNTAHSLDVPIPYSAQLYEILQTLKIHGHMNDDHGGIVQYFEGLADVQVKKTEE encoded by the coding sequence ATGAGTAAAGTTGGTTTTATCGGTCTCGGCATTATGGGAAAACCCATGGCCCTGAACCTGTTAAAAGAAAAGGTTGAGCTCCTGGTATGCGACCTGAACAGAGAAGCGGTGGAAGAAGTGACAGCGGCCGGCGCAGCTTCCGGTACCTATGGGGAAATTGCCGCTCAGTGCAGCATAATTTTCCTGATACTTCCCAATGGAGACATATCCAAAGACGTCCTGTTTGGTAAAAGCGGGCTGGCCTCCGCCATGACCAGCGGAACTATCGTCTGCGATATGAGTTCCGTCACCCCTGTGGAGTCCCAGGAATGTTACAGCGAGCTGGCAAAAATCGGCGTGGGCTTTGTGGATGCTCCCGTATCCGGCGGTGAACCCGGCGCCATCAACGGAACACTGGCCTTTATGGCGGGAGGCGACCGGAAAGATTTCGATGCTCTGACGCCCTATTTTGACATTATGGGCTCCTCGGCAGTACTGATTGGCGGCAGCGGCAGCGGTTCCGTTACAAAACTGGCCAACCAGATTATTGTCAACAACACCATTGCCATTGTCTCCGAGGCTTTTGTCCTTGCCACAAAGGCCGGCGCAGATCCTTTGAAGGTATACCATGCCATCCGGGGCGGCCTTGCCGGAAGCGCTGTGCTGGACGCCAAAATTCCCATGATTGTGGAGCGGAATTTCGTACCCGGAGGCAAAATATCCATCAACCACAAAGACATCAAAAATGTAGTGAACACCGCCCACTCTCTGGATGTACCCATCCCCTACTCCGCCCAGTTGTATGAAATCCTGCAGACCCTGAAAATCCACGGGCATATGAACGACGATCACGGCGGAATCGTACAGTATTTTGAAGGGCTGGCTGACGTGCAGGTGAAAAAAACAGAAGAATAG
- a CDS encoding GntR family transcriptional regulator: MKEAQSLQGQAYDYLIEMIKDGELEAGKIYSLNQMARKAGVSRTPFRDAVLRLEQERYLDMLPSKGFILHSMTKEDIQETYQIRNAIESYCFKQLSLHLDTARGQEYILKMTNKVVKQKEIFHSTGSSEEFGRKDYEFHRSVVQYLGNESMLEIYRSFMYRIFWLNVTSFAREGRMEDTITEHRTILETVRERDLDRLEWLIEHHLTIAQNINLQFLEKKEEQLKQQLSGKMEDSF, from the coding sequence ATGAAAGAAGCGCAGTCACTGCAGGGGCAGGCATATGATTATCTGATTGAAATGATAAAAGACGGGGAACTGGAAGCCGGGAAGATATATTCTCTGAATCAAATGGCCAGGAAGGCCGGGGTTTCCAGAACCCCTTTTCGCGATGCGGTGCTGCGGCTGGAGCAGGAACGTTACCTGGACATGCTGCCCAGCAAAGGGTTTATCTTACATAGTATGACAAAAGAAGATATTCAGGAGACCTATCAGATTCGAAACGCCATTGAATCTTACTGCTTTAAACAGCTTTCGCTGCACCTTGACACAGCCAGAGGGCAGGAGTACATTCTGAAAATGACCAATAAAGTCGTAAAGCAGAAAGAAATTTTTCACTCCACCGGTTCCAGTGAGGAATTTGGAAGAAAGGATTATGAATTCCACCGGAGCGTTGTCCAGTATCTTGGAAATGAATCCATGCTGGAAATTTACCGCAGTTTTATGTATCGGATTTTCTGGCTGAACGTTACTTCTTTTGCCAGAGAGGGACGAATGGAAGATACCATTACGGAACACAGAACCATACTGGAAACCGTACGGGAACGGGATCTGGACAGACTGGAATGGCTGATTGAGCACCATCTTACCATTGCCCAGAATATCAATCTGCAGTTTCTGGAGAAAAAGGAAGAACAGTTAAAACAGCAATTATCCGGCAAAATGGAAGATTCCTTTTAA